A stretch of Natronococcus sp. CG52 DNA encodes these proteins:
- a CDS encoding LysE family translocator, producing MLEVARSALIEPAVLAVYLLAAGAMILSPGPDTLYVLTRSIGDGRNAGVASAGGISVGVLVHTVAAVVGLSAIFRTSELAFAAVSYVGAAYLVYLGVRTARDDGLLIDGSTESAANPFREAVMVNVLNPQVALFFLAFLPQFVDRSGHVPVQLSVLGGIYAVLTTGYLATVAVGSSGVRQLLVARPRVAAGVRWLSGLILVGLGLRLLISSVLG from the coding sequence ATGCTCGAGGTCGCTCGCTCCGCGCTGATCGAGCCGGCGGTGCTCGCGGTCTACCTCCTGGCAGCGGGGGCGATGATTCTCTCTCCGGGACCGGACACGCTCTACGTGCTCACGAGGAGCATCGGCGACGGTCGCAACGCCGGCGTCGCTTCCGCCGGCGGGATCAGCGTCGGCGTGCTCGTCCACACCGTCGCGGCGGTCGTCGGACTCTCCGCGATCTTTCGGACCTCCGAGCTCGCGTTCGCCGCCGTCTCGTACGTCGGCGCGGCCTACCTCGTCTACCTCGGCGTTCGAACGGCTCGAGACGACGGGCTGTTGATCGACGGGAGCACCGAATCCGCCGCGAACCCGTTCCGAGAGGCCGTGATGGTTAACGTCCTGAACCCCCAGGTGGCGCTGTTCTTCCTCGCGTTCCTTCCGCAGTTCGTCGACCGAAGCGGCCACGTTCCGGTCCAGCTATCGGTCCTCGGCGGAATCTACGCGGTCCTGACGACGGGCTACCTCGCGACGGTCGCGGTCGGCTCGAGCGGCGTGCGACAACTCCTGGTCGCGCGTCCGAGAGTCGCCGCGGGCGTGCGGTGGCTCTCCGGGCTGATCCTCGTCGGACTCGGACTCCGACTGCTGATAAGTAGCGTTCTCGGGTGA
- a CDS encoding UbiA family prenyltransferase has protein sequence MSLARHGGGIGATLRAFWSQVHPVFMLPPLAASLFGAVLAREAVPVLAAVHVVAMFAAVYTAHLKDGYVDFYVRGEDDDHPLTERGCRVGLAFSTATFALCCLVLFALVDWVAVALTLPTWLIAYYHAPQLDMNPVTATTGYPLGIALSLFGGFYAQAETVAAVPLGFAVVFLVLLSGIKVIDDATDYDYDRSIRKQTVAVALGPDRAYTVAYGLMVTALLVVVAFAVARIFPPTAVLAALAFAAVAVVARRAPPDLATMLLIRGSYVFLAVLVAAVWFEPLSRLG, from the coding sequence ATGTCCCTCGCGAGACACGGAGGCGGCATCGGGGCGACGCTCCGGGCGTTCTGGTCGCAGGTCCACCCCGTATTCATGCTGCCGCCGCTCGCCGCCTCCCTGTTCGGGGCGGTCCTCGCTCGAGAGGCCGTTCCGGTACTCGCGGCGGTCCACGTCGTCGCGATGTTCGCAGCGGTGTACACGGCCCACCTCAAGGACGGCTACGTCGATTTCTACGTCCGCGGCGAGGACGACGATCACCCGCTGACCGAGCGAGGTTGTCGCGTCGGACTCGCGTTCTCGACCGCGACGTTCGCGCTCTGCTGTCTCGTCCTCTTCGCGCTGGTCGACTGGGTCGCCGTCGCGCTGACCCTGCCGACGTGGCTGATCGCCTACTACCACGCGCCGCAACTGGATATGAACCCCGTGACGGCGACGACCGGCTACCCGCTGGGAATCGCGCTCTCGCTGTTCGGCGGATTCTACGCGCAGGCCGAGACGGTCGCGGCCGTTCCGCTCGGCTTCGCCGTCGTCTTCCTCGTCCTGCTGTCGGGGATCAAGGTGATCGACGACGCCACGGACTACGACTACGACCGGTCGATCCGAAAGCAGACCGTCGCCGTCGCCCTGGGCCCGGATCGCGCCTACACCGTCGCCTACGGACTCATGGTCACGGCGCTGCTCGTCGTCGTCGCCTTCGCGGTCGCGCGGATCTTTCCGCCCACCGCGGTCCTCGCGGCGCTCGCCTTCGCCGCGGTCGCCGTCGTCGCCCGCCGCGCGCCGCCCGACCTGGCGACGATGCTGCTCATCCGCGGCTCGTACGTCTTCCTCGCCGTCCTTGTGGCGGCCGTCTGGTTCGAACCGCTGTCTCGACTGGGTTGA
- a CDS encoding type IV pilin gives MDGKAIVRKLVGNDEERAVSPVIGVILMVAITVILAAVIAAFVLDMGDSIEGEAQAGVSIDIDNDDREGTIQITSSGNAVDFEVRGDTDSVDSTAEGNFDSSGDTLSIGETSGDVQVSGSGTITVVAITDSDTETTVASEDYDF, from the coding sequence ATGGACGGAAAAGCAATCGTACGGAAGCTCGTCGGCAACGACGAGGAACGCGCAGTATCGCCAGTTATTGGGGTTATCTTGATGGTAGCCATCACGGTCATTCTCGCAGCCGTGATCGCAGCATTCGTTCTCGATATGGGTGATAGTATTGAGGGCGAAGCACAGGCAGGAGTGTCAATCGACATTGATAATGACGACAGGGAAGGTACGATCCAAATCACCTCGTCTGGAAATGCAGTAGATTTCGAAGTACGAGGTGACACAGATAGCGTGGATAGTACTGCAGAAGGGAACTTCGATAGTAGCGGAGATACACTCTCGATAGGCGAAACTAGTGGAGATGTTCAGGTGTCTGGTTCTGGTACAATTACTGTCGTTGCCATAACTGACTCCGATACCGAAACTACCGTCGCATCCGAAGATTACGACTTCTAA
- a CDS encoding DUF2267 domain-containing protein produces MQYDNFIGEVQHRAQLDSREAALSISRATLTTLSERVDPGQAENLGSQLPGELARFLEDVDDVERFEFDEFVDRVAEREEIGEDDAADAAFHARVVLDVVEGAVTEGALEDIKNQLPTDEGYDDLFEIAESEGSPA; encoded by the coding sequence ATGCAGTATGATAACTTCATCGGCGAGGTGCAACACCGCGCGCAGCTCGACTCCCGAGAGGCCGCACTGAGCATCTCCCGTGCGACCCTGACGACGCTCTCCGAGCGCGTCGACCCGGGACAGGCGGAGAACCTGGGATCGCAACTCCCCGGGGAGCTCGCTCGGTTCCTCGAGGACGTCGACGACGTCGAGCGCTTCGAGTTCGACGAGTTCGTCGACCGCGTCGCCGAGCGCGAAGAGATCGGCGAGGACGACGCCGCCGACGCCGCCTTCCACGCACGGGTCGTCCTCGACGTGGTCGAGGGGGCGGTCACCGAGGGCGCACTCGAGGACATCAAGAACCAGCTCCCGACCGACGAGGGGTACGACGACCTGTTCGAGATCGCAGAGAGCGAGGGGAGCCCGGCCTGA
- a CDS encoding ATP-binding protein: MTPPSHRDAESTTAARLRRQEIVTDLAQRALESDEFDQFVNDAVTAAVDALNAEYASLLELHPADDEAVLRAGIGWDDDAGETGTVPIGQGSRVDDALRSDGPIVVGDRESDEIGSESALLATHDVTSGVRVVVGSDDEPWGVLETYTSERRAYDDHEVEFLRQVADVISSAAENAASDRDTRTYQADRTAWEPPRERIVSALETASEGISLLDEDGEFVYVNDAYADLYRYEPQEMYGMRWEALYPEGMTDEIYEDVLPLLSTADTWSGETVGLRSDGTQFIEDHSLSMTDDGNMVCVVRDVTKQRRLEEELDEVYSRITDGFIGLDPEWTFTHVNDRAAEHIGADGRELVGKSLWEVFPDSRSTLESKFRTAMATQEPESFEEYVPSLDAWFEVNVYPSETGLSVYFRDVTEQKTFERELRENNWTLQRLYEITADPNQEFGEKVDLLLELGRERLGLDVGFVASIDAERDQFEVDYAIGEDERLQPGTTTSLSETYCRRTIESDELLALEDVPSQGGVDDRAYERWDFDAYVGSRIDLDEDQYKTICFADNSSRSTPFTPAERSFVELATQWLSYELERQQYQSELEELVAELEESNERLEHFAYAASHDLQEPLRMVTSYLSLIESRYDDELDEDGEEFLEFAVDGADRMREMIDGLLEYSRVDTRGDPFAPVDLEEVLSEVRSDLQLQLEETDADVTVASLPRVAGDADQLRQLFQNLLSNAIKYSGDEPPRVHVSAEESDEGWAVSVRDEGIGIESDELDGIFELFQRLHTHDEESGTGIGLALCQRIVERHDGEIEVDSEPGAGSTFTITLPPATVLEE; the protein is encoded by the coding sequence ATGACCCCACCGTCCCATCGGGACGCGGAATCGACGACCGCTGCTCGCCTTCGGCGACAGGAAATCGTCACCGACCTCGCTCAACGGGCCCTCGAGAGCGACGAGTTCGACCAGTTCGTTAACGATGCAGTGACCGCCGCCGTCGACGCGTTGAACGCGGAGTACGCGAGCCTCCTCGAGTTGCATCCCGCGGACGACGAGGCGGTTCTCAGAGCGGGCATCGGCTGGGACGACGATGCGGGCGAGACCGGGACGGTTCCGATCGGGCAGGGATCTCGAGTCGACGACGCGCTCCGTTCGGACGGACCGATCGTCGTCGGGGATCGCGAGTCGGACGAGATCGGTTCGGAGTCGGCGCTGCTCGCGACCCACGACGTGACGAGCGGGGTCCGTGTCGTCGTCGGCTCCGACGACGAGCCGTGGGGTGTCCTCGAGACCTACACGAGCGAGCGGCGAGCGTACGACGACCACGAGGTCGAGTTCCTCCGGCAGGTCGCGGACGTCATCTCCTCCGCGGCGGAGAACGCGGCCTCGGACCGTGATACCCGGACGTATCAGGCGGATCGGACCGCCTGGGAACCGCCACGGGAACGGATCGTCAGCGCGCTCGAGACCGCCAGCGAGGGGATCAGTCTCCTCGACGAGGACGGCGAGTTCGTCTACGTGAACGACGCCTACGCCGACCTCTACCGGTACGAACCCCAGGAGATGTACGGGATGCGCTGGGAGGCGCTCTATCCCGAGGGGATGACCGACGAGATCTACGAGGACGTCCTCCCGCTGCTCTCGACCGCGGACACCTGGTCCGGAGAGACGGTCGGGCTTCGCAGCGACGGCACGCAGTTTATCGAGGACCACTCCCTCTCGATGACGGACGACGGCAACATGGTCTGTGTCGTCCGGGACGTCACCAAACAGCGACGGCTCGAGGAGGAACTCGACGAGGTGTACAGCCGTATCACGGACGGCTTCATCGGTCTCGATCCTGAGTGGACGTTCACTCACGTCAACGACCGCGCCGCCGAACACATCGGCGCCGACGGTCGGGAACTGGTCGGAAAATCGCTCTGGGAGGTGTTTCCCGACTCCAGGTCGACGCTGGAATCGAAGTTCCGAACGGCGATGGCGACCCAGGAACCGGAGTCGTTCGAGGAGTACGTTCCGTCGCTCGACGCGTGGTTCGAGGTGAACGTGTACCCCTCCGAAACCGGTCTGTCGGTCTACTTCCGGGACGTGACCGAGCAGAAGACGTTCGAACGAGAGCTTCGGGAGAACAACTGGACGCTCCAGCGACTCTACGAGATCACGGCCGACCCGAACCAGGAGTTCGGCGAGAAGGTCGACCTCCTGCTCGAACTCGGCCGCGAGCGGCTCGGTCTCGACGTCGGTTTCGTCGCCAGTATCGACGCCGAGAGGGATCAGTTCGAGGTCGATTACGCGATCGGCGAGGACGAGCGGCTGCAGCCGGGAACGACGACCTCGCTCTCCGAGACGTACTGTCGACGGACGATCGAGTCGGACGAGCTGCTGGCCCTGGAAGACGTCCCGTCCCAGGGCGGGGTGGACGACCGCGCCTACGAACGGTGGGATTTCGACGCCTACGTCGGGTCCAGAATCGACCTCGACGAGGACCAGTACAAGACGATCTGCTTCGCCGACAACTCGAGCCGGTCGACGCCGTTTACGCCCGCGGAACGGAGCTTCGTCGAACTCGCCACCCAGTGGCTCAGCTACGAACTCGAGCGCCAGCAGTACCAGAGCGAACTCGAGGAACTCGTCGCGGAACTCGAGGAGTCGAACGAACGGCTGGAACACTTCGCGTACGCGGCTTCGCACGATCTCCAGGAGCCGCTGCGCATGGTGACGAGCTACCTCTCGCTGATCGAGAGCCGGTACGACGACGAACTCGACGAGGACGGCGAGGAGTTCCTCGAGTTCGCCGTCGACGGCGCCGATCGGATGCGCGAGATGATCGACGGACTGCTCGAGTACTCCCGAGTCGACACGCGCGGCGATCCGTTCGCGCCGGTCGACCTCGAGGAGGTTCTCTCGGAGGTGCGATCCGATCTCCAGTTGCAACTCGAGGAGACGGACGCCGACGTCACCGTCGCGTCACTGCCGCGCGTCGCCGGGGATGCCGATCAGCTCCGTCAGCTCTTCCAGAACCTGCTCAGTAACGCGATCAAGTACAGCGGGGACGAGCCACCTCGCGTGCACGTCTCGGCCGAGGAATCCGACGAAGGGTGGGCCGTCTCGGTTCGCGACGAGGGGATCGGGATCGAGTCGGACGAGCTCGACGGAATCTTCGAGCTGTTCCAGCGACTGCACACGCACGACGAGGAGTCGGGGACCGGGATCGGTCTCGCGCTCTGCCAGCGCATCGTCGAACGCCACGACGGCGAGATCGAGGTCGACTCCGAACCCGGTGCGGGCTCGACGTTTACGATCACGCTGCCGCCAGCCACGGTGCTCGAGGAATAA
- a CDS encoding DUF1059 domain-containing protein, which translates to MVKQISCREAGMDCDFLIRDENEDELVELVQRHAERTHDAEMSDPDVRGLMSEVES; encoded by the coding sequence ATGGTCAAACAAATCAGCTGTCGAGAAGCGGGGATGGACTGTGACTTCCTCATCCGAGACGAAAACGAAGACGAGCTCGTCGAACTCGTCCAACGACACGCCGAACGGACGCACGACGCCGAAATGTCGGATCCGGACGTGCGCGGGCTCATGAGCGAGGTCGAATCGTAG
- a CDS encoding redox-regulated ATPase YchF, which produces MLSIALAGKPNAGKSTFYTAATMAEVDVANYPFTTIDANRGVSYVRTDCPCLERDERCNADNCEGGKRYVPIELLDVAGLVPGAHEGKGLGNQFLDELTNADVIVNVIDASGGTNEKGEPVDIGEHDPLEDIDFVEEEMDLWLAGIVDRNWESIERKSRSPGFDIDDALADMLTGFGASPTDVARTLREIDYPEDPREWTDDHREALAREIRQRTKPIVVAANKIDIAPEENVERLLDLDKPVIPTTAEGELALRRAADNGLVDYDPGDETLEIGEDVNDAQREALEGLAETMAEYDGTGVQTALDYAVYDLLEHLTAYPVEDASKWSDGSGNVLPDAFLLPDGSTPVDLAYAVHSDIGDGYLHAVDARSSREIGETYELEEGDVIKIVSTN; this is translated from the coding sequence ATGCTTTCGATCGCCCTTGCCGGAAAGCCCAACGCCGGCAAGTCTACGTTCTACACCGCGGCGACGATGGCCGAAGTGGACGTCGCCAACTATCCGTTCACCACTATCGACGCCAACCGGGGTGTGAGCTACGTCCGGACCGACTGCCCCTGTCTCGAGCGCGACGAACGGTGCAACGCCGACAACTGCGAGGGCGGCAAGCGCTACGTTCCGATCGAACTCCTTGACGTCGCCGGACTCGTTCCCGGCGCCCACGAGGGGAAGGGCCTCGGCAACCAGTTTCTCGACGAACTCACCAACGCCGACGTGATCGTCAACGTCATCGACGCCTCCGGCGGGACTAACGAGAAGGGCGAACCCGTCGACATCGGCGAGCACGATCCGCTCGAGGACATCGACTTCGTCGAGGAGGAGATGGACCTCTGGCTGGCGGGCATCGTCGACCGCAACTGGGAGTCGATCGAGCGCAAGTCCCGGTCGCCGGGGTTCGACATCGACGATGCGCTGGCGGACATGCTGACCGGCTTCGGCGCCTCGCCGACCGACGTCGCGCGGACCCTCAGGGAGATCGACTACCCCGAGGATCCCCGCGAGTGGACCGACGACCACCGCGAGGCGCTGGCCCGTGAGATCCGCCAGCGGACCAAACCGATCGTCGTCGCGGCGAACAAGATCGATATCGCCCCCGAAGAGAACGTCGAACGCCTGCTCGACCTCGACAAACCCGTGATCCCGACCACGGCGGAGGGCGAACTCGCCCTGCGCCGGGCCGCCGACAACGGTCTCGTCGACTACGACCCGGGCGACGAGACGCTCGAGATCGGCGAGGACGTGAACGACGCCCAGCGCGAGGCCCTCGAGGGACTCGCCGAAACGATGGCCGAGTACGACGGAACGGGCGTGCAGACGGCGCTCGACTACGCGGTCTACGACCTGCTCGAGCACCTCACCGCCTACCCCGTCGAGGACGCCTCGAAGTGGTCCGACGGCAGCGGCAACGTCCTGCCCGACGCCTTTCTGCTCCCCGACGGCTCGACGCCGGTCGACCTCGCCTACGCCGTCCACTCCGACATCGGCGACGGCTACCTCCACGCCGTCGACGCCAGATCCTCCCGCGAAATCGGCGAGACCTACGAACTCGAGGAGGGTGACGTGATCAAGATCGTGAGTACCAACTGA
- a CDS encoding catalase — MTADDAPDSDREQDREADVTDADAPDADRGDDRRSPRADGSGADPGSTGTSDDGGEEVDENSKHRQLDEVRENPEGEQLTTDHGVKVSDTDNSLKAGERGPTIMEDFHFREKMTQFDHESIPERVVHARGTGAHGYFQPYEDPDLGEYDDVSELTKASFLQDPDRKTPVFTRFSTVVGSRGSADTVRDVRGFATKFYTEEGNWDLVGNNIPIFFIQDAMEFPDLVHAIKPEPDDGMPQASAAHDTFWDFASLKPEITHMIMWVLSGRALPRYYRTMEGFGVHTFRLVNDDGESVFVKFHWKPKLGTHQLVWDETQKLAGKATDFNRKSLYDAIEDGHYPEWELGVQIVAEEEADRFDFDLLDPTKIIPEEEVPVRPLGKMVLNETPDNFFAEVEQAAFHPGNVVPGIDFSNDPLLQGRLFSYQDTQLNRFGSANWDEIPINRPIAERHNNQRAGFMRREINDSTVSYSPNSIGDDYPEEAPEEEGGYEHHAEKVDGKKIRNRSESFENHYSQARLFWNSMSEPEKENIIDAAHFELGKVDRVEIRERMVYDHFNNVDHEFAKRVAEGIGIEPPEEPGDQLPDHDRESSALSMENTVKDTIETRKIAVLLDDGFEDDHVSRVVEELENRDAQVTVISKVLGEKEGEDGDAVEADQHHVASGSIMYDAVFVPGGSDGVDALEEQGDAKHFVAEAFKHKKPIAALGEGTELLETVELPDVDVADDGEGPVSSAGVVTCRDDGELDAFLETFVDAIAQHRHWERSPKEVPA, encoded by the coding sequence ATGACAGCAGACGACGCTCCCGATTCCGATCGAGAACAGGACCGAGAAGCGGACGTGACTGACGCCGACGCTCCGGACGCGGACCGCGGTGACGACCGGCGATCGCCTCGAGCCGACGGCTCGGGCGCGGACCCCGGATCGACGGGGACGAGCGACGACGGCGGCGAGGAGGTCGACGAGAACAGCAAACACCGACAGCTCGACGAGGTCCGCGAGAACCCCGAGGGCGAGCAGCTGACGACCGATCACGGCGTCAAGGTCAGCGACACCGACAACTCCCTGAAGGCGGGCGAGCGCGGGCCGACGATCATGGAGGACTTCCACTTCCGGGAGAAGATGACGCAGTTCGACCACGAGTCGATCCCGGAGCGCGTGGTCCACGCCCGCGGGACCGGCGCGCACGGCTACTTCCAGCCCTACGAGGATCCCGATCTCGGCGAGTACGACGACGTCTCGGAACTGACGAAGGCCTCGTTCCTGCAGGATCCGGACCGGAAGACGCCGGTGTTCACGCGCTTCTCGACGGTCGTCGGCTCCCGCGGCTCGGCCGACACCGTCCGAGACGTCCGCGGCTTCGCGACCAAGTTCTACACCGAGGAGGGCAACTGGGACCTCGTCGGGAACAACATCCCGATCTTCTTCATCCAGGACGCGATGGAGTTCCCCGACCTCGTGCACGCGATCAAGCCCGAACCCGACGACGGGATGCCCCAGGCGTCGGCGGCCCACGACACCTTCTGGGACTTCGCCTCGCTCAAGCCGGAGATCACGCACATGATCATGTGGGTGCTCTCGGGCCGCGCGCTGCCCCGGTACTACCGCACGATGGAGGGATTCGGCGTCCACACGTTCCGACTCGTCAACGACGATGGCGAGTCGGTCTTCGTCAAGTTCCACTGGAAGCCCAAACTCGGCACTCATCAGCTGGTCTGGGACGAGACGCAGAAGCTCGCGGGCAAAGCGACGGACTTCAACCGGAAGAGCCTCTACGACGCCATCGAGGACGGTCATTACCCCGAGTGGGAACTCGGCGTCCAGATCGTCGCGGAAGAGGAGGCCGATCGGTTCGACTTCGACCTGCTCGATCCGACCAAGATCATCCCCGAGGAGGAGGTCCCGGTTCGGCCCCTCGGGAAGATGGTGCTCAACGAGACGCCGGACAACTTCTTCGCGGAAGTCGAACAGGCGGCCTTCCATCCCGGCAACGTCGTCCCCGGGATCGACTTCTCGAACGATCCGCTCCTCCAGGGGCGGCTGTTCTCCTACCAGGACACCCAGCTCAACCGCTTCGGCAGCGCGAACTGGGACGAGATCCCGATCAACCGACCGATCGCCGAGCGCCACAACAACCAGCGCGCCGGCTTCATGCGCCGGGAGATCAACGACAGCACGGTCTCCTACTCCCCGAACTCGATCGGCGACGACTATCCGGAAGAGGCCCCCGAGGAGGAAGGCGGCTACGAGCACCACGCCGAGAAGGTCGACGGGAAGAAGATCCGCAACCGGAGCGAGAGCTTCGAGAACCACTACTCGCAGGCGCGGCTGTTCTGGAACAGCATGAGCGAACCCGAGAAGGAGAACATCATCGACGCCGCGCACTTCGAACTCGGCAAGGTCGACCGGGTGGAGATTCGCGAGCGAATGGTCTACGACCACTTCAACAACGTCGACCACGAGTTCGCAAAGCGAGTCGCCGAGGGGATCGGGATCGAACCGCCCGAAGAGCCCGGCGATCAGCTTCCCGACCACGACAGGGAGTCGTCCGCGCTGAGCATGGAGAACACCGTAAAGGACACGATCGAGACGCGAAAGATCGCCGTACTGCTCGACGACGGCTTCGAGGACGACCACGTCTCGAGGGTCGTCGAGGAACTCGAGAACCGCGACGCCCAGGTCACGGTGATCTCGAAGGTACTCGGCGAGAAGGAAGGCGAAGACGGCGACGCGGTGGAAGCAGACCAGCACCACGTCGCGAGCGGTTCGATCATGTACGACGCGGTCTTCGTTCCCGGCGGAAGTGACGGCGTCGACGCCCTCGAGGAGCAGGGTGACGCCAAGCACTTCGTCGCAGAGGCGTTCAAGCACAAGAAGCCGATCGCCGCGCTCGGCGAGGGGACCGAGTTGCTCGAGACCGTCGAACTCCCGGACGTCGACGTCGCCGACGACGGCGAGGGGCCGGTCTCGTCAGCCGGAGTCGTGACGTGTCGCGACGACGGCGAACTGGACGCGTTCCTCGAGACGTTCGTCGATGCGATCGCACAGCACCGCCACTGGGAACGGTCTCCGAAGGAAGTCCCCGCGTAA
- a CDS encoding GNAT family N-acetyltransferase has translation MALRDSLEFGHADRKQIYEYVERHGAVDPTKAQDRLGIDPGGFRHHVAILKRDGRLEEKDGTLRVTIDAGAEEEYRSAELEFHIRPARQEDLSGVIGAIRQVAEERTYIEAESVADEIDHEEALLRHNELESRMFFVATVNNEVVGWVHLNAPELEKLSHTAELTVGVLEGYRGHGIGAHLLSRGLEWAASNGYEKVYQSVPSTNEDAIAFLEEHDWETEAVREDHYKLNGHYVDEVMMAVEL, from the coding sequence ATGGCACTTCGTGACTCCCTCGAGTTCGGCCACGCGGACCGCAAGCAAATCTACGAGTACGTGGAGCGACACGGAGCGGTCGATCCCACGAAGGCACAGGACCGTCTCGGCATCGATCCCGGCGGCTTCCGCCACCACGTCGCGATCCTGAAGCGCGACGGTCGTCTCGAGGAGAAAGACGGCACCCTCAGAGTGACGATCGACGCCGGTGCCGAAGAGGAGTACCGGTCGGCGGAACTCGAGTTCCACATTCGACCGGCGAGACAGGAGGACCTCTCGGGCGTCATCGGCGCGATCCGACAGGTCGCCGAGGAACGGACGTACATCGAGGCCGAGAGCGTCGCCGACGAGATCGACCACGAGGAGGCACTGCTCCGCCACAACGAACTCGAGTCGCGGATGTTCTTCGTCGCGACCGTCAACAACGAGGTCGTCGGCTGGGTCCACCTCAACGCGCCGGAACTGGAGAAGCTTTCCCACACCGCCGAACTCACCGTCGGCGTCCTCGAGGGATATCGCGGGCACGGTATCGGTGCGCACCTCCTCTCGCGAGGCCTCGAGTGGGCGGCCTCGAACGGCTACGAGAAGGTCTACCAGAGCGTCCCCTCGACGAACGAGGACGCGATCGCCTTCCTCGAAGAACACGACTGGGAGACCGAGGCGGTCCGGGAGGACCACTACAAGCTAAACGGTCATTACGTCGACGAAGTGATGATGGCCGTCGAACTCTGA
- a CDS encoding enoyl-CoA hydratase/isomerase family protein codes for MARDTVRLDWDDDVATLTIDRPDALNALDVTTLEAMDEALTEAADGDARALVLTGAGDDAFIAGADIGYMQDLTTEEAQEWGELGHSVADALESFPAPTIAAVNGYAFGGGCEMAIACDLRVASESALIGNTEIDLGIIPGWGATQRLPRLVGDETARRMIFLGERLDAASAAEVGLVGEVVPDDDLESVVTELANRLASKPTFALRAAKQSINQFGEGSRTSGLDYEKRTFASLFGSHDQREGMSAFLEDREPTFE; via the coding sequence ATGGCACGGGATACCGTCCGGCTCGACTGGGACGACGACGTGGCGACGCTGACGATCGACCGCCCCGACGCGCTCAACGCGTTAGACGTGACGACGCTCGAGGCGATGGACGAGGCGCTCACGGAAGCGGCGGACGGAGACGCGCGTGCGCTCGTGCTTACGGGTGCCGGCGACGACGCGTTCATCGCCGGTGCGGACATCGGCTACATGCAGGACCTCACCACCGAGGAGGCCCAGGAGTGGGGCGAACTCGGCCACTCGGTCGCGGACGCCCTCGAGTCGTTCCCGGCGCCGACGATCGCCGCCGTCAACGGCTACGCGTTCGGCGGCGGCTGTGAGATGGCGATCGCCTGCGACCTCCGGGTCGCGAGCGAGTCCGCGCTGATCGGCAACACCGAGATCGATCTCGGCATCATTCCGGGCTGGGGGGCGACCCAGCGGCTGCCTCGACTCGTCGGCGACGAGACGGCCAGACGGATGATCTTCCTCGGCGAACGCCTCGACGCGGCGAGCGCCGCCGAGGTCGGCCTGGTCGGCGAGGTCGTTCCGGACGACGACCTCGAGTCGGTCGTCACCGAACTCGCGAACCGCCTCGCGTCGAAGCCGACGTTCGCCCTCCGGGCGGCGAAGCAGTCGATAAACCAGTTCGGCGAGGGTTCCCGGACGAGCGGGCTCGACTACGAGAAGCGAACGTTCGCCAGTCTGTTCGGGTCACACGACCAGCGCGAGGGGATGTCGGCGTTCCTCGAGGATCGGGAACCGACGTTCGAGTAA
- a CDS encoding helix-turn-helix domain-containing protein — MTTVVDLEIPADRLGVAHAFDRVSTFEFHIGGMVGDFPPLVWVSGPDQRSVRRALEADPTVEIIADLTDDPRNERDGDERVRDRWLYRLEFGSRVKLFQQLVSENEGAILEASGQNDHWSVQLLFHDRRAVSECHAMFDQYDFRVNVARVTGMSDLPSTRTPLTETQYETICKAHELGYFDVPRKVTLKELAAELDISHQALSERLRRSHAALVSAELSNDIAPPKIDP, encoded by the coding sequence ATGACGACAGTCGTCGATCTCGAGATTCCGGCCGATCGGCTCGGAGTTGCCCACGCGTTCGATCGTGTTTCGACGTTCGAGTTTCACATCGGCGGGATGGTCGGTGACTTTCCCCCGCTGGTCTGGGTATCTGGCCCGGACCAGCGATCCGTTCGGCGGGCACTCGAGGCGGATCCTACCGTGGAGATCATCGCCGATCTGACCGACGATCCCCGGAACGAACGCGACGGCGACGAACGGGTGCGTGATCGGTGGCTGTATCGTCTCGAGTTCGGAAGTCGGGTCAAACTGTTTCAGCAACTCGTCTCGGAGAACGAGGGAGCGATTCTGGAAGCGAGCGGGCAGAACGATCACTGGTCGGTACAGTTGCTCTTTCACGATCGCCGGGCCGTCTCCGAGTGTCACGCGATGTTCGACCAGTACGATTTTCGGGTGAACGTGGCACGGGTCACCGGCATGAGCGATCTCCCGAGTACGCGAACGCCGCTCACCGAGACCCAGTACGAGACGATCTGTAAGGCCCACGAACTGGGGTACTTCGACGTTCCGCGGAAGGTAACGTTGAAAGAACTCGCGGCCGAACTGGACATCTCTCATCAGGCGCTCTCCGAGCGTCTCCGTCGGAGTCACGCCGCGCTCGTTAGCGCCGAACTGTCGAACGACATCGCACCACCGAAGATCGATCCGTGA